The genomic interval GTCGGTGGCCATCGGCAACTCGGACAGCGGGTCGGTGCTGCGGGCCAGTTTGGCGGCCAGGTCGGGGTGGGATTGCAGCCATTTTTCCAACCCGTCGGCGGCCTTGAAGACCAGCGGATTCACTGCAATGGACAGCAGCGCGCCCGCCAGAATCAGGCTTTGCCCCTCGGGCCGCAGCAGGCCCAGGCTGGCACCCAGTCCGGCCAGGATGAAAGAGAACTCGCCAATCTGCCCCAGGCTGGCCGACACGTTCAGCGCGGTGTTCAGCGGGTAGCGAAACACCAGCACCAGCGCGGCCGCAGCGATGGACTTGCCGACGATGATGATCGCCAGCACGGCCAGTACCTGCAGTGGCTGCTCCACCAGCACCTTGGGGTCGAACAGCATGCCCACCGACACAAAGAACAGCACCGCAAAAGCTTCGCGCAGCGGCAGCGAGTCTTCGGCGGCGCGGTGGCTGAACTCGGACTCGCGCATCACCATACCCGCAAAAAAGGCCCCCAGCGCAAACGACACGCCAAACAAAATGGCCGCGCCGTAGGCGATGCTGACCGCTGCAGCGATCACGCACAGGGTGAACAGCTCGCGCGAGCCGGTGCGCGCCACCAGCCACAGCAGCTTGGGAAACACGCGGCGGCCCACCACCAGCATCAGAGCCACAAAAGCCGATACCTTGAGCAGGGTCAGCCCCAGAGTGAGCCACAAACTGCCGCCGCCGCCCGTTTCCTCGCCCGGCAGCTTGCCACCCAGCGCGCCCGCCAGCGGCGGCAGCAGCACCAGCACCAGGACCATGGCCAGGTCTTCCACCACCAGCCAGCCCACCGCGATCTTGCCGTTCATGGAGTCCAGCGCACCGCGGGCTTCGAGTGCCCGCAGCAGCACCACAGTACTGGCCACCGACAGCGCCAGGCCAAACACCAGGCCCTCGCCCAGAGGCCAGCCCCAGAGGTGGGCCACGCCTGCGCCCATGGCGGTGGCCACGGCAATTTGCAGCACCGCACCGGGCACGGCGATCTTGCGCACCGACATCAGGTCGTCCATCGAAAAATGCATGCCCACGCCAAACATCAGCAGCATCACGCCGATCTCGGCCAGCTCGGCCGCAATTTGGCCATCGGCCACAAAGCCGGGGGTAAACGGGCCAATCAACACCCCTGCCAACAGGTAGCCC from Comamonadaceae bacterium OS-1 carries:
- the ybaL gene encoding putative cation/proton antiporter YbaL yields the protein MLHSTPLITTIATALGLALVFGFLAVRFKLPALVGYLLAGVLIGPFTPGFVADGQIAAELAEIGVMLLMFGVGMHFSMDDLMSVRKIAVPGAVLQIAVATAMGAGVAHLWGWPLGEGLVFGLALSVASTVVLLRALEARGALDSMNGKIAVGWLVVEDLAMVLVLVLLPPLAGALGGKLPGEETGGGGSLWLTLGLTLLKVSAFVALMLVVGRRVFPKLLWLVARTGSRELFTLCVIAAAVSIAYGAAILFGVSFALGAFFAGMVMRESEFSHRAAEDSLPLREAFAVLFFVSVGMLFDPKVLVEQPLQVLAVLAIIIVGKSIAAAALVLVFRYPLNTALNVSASLGQIGEFSFILAGLGASLGLLRPEGQSLILAGALLSIAVNPLVFKAADGLEKWLQSHPDLAAKLARSTDPLSELPMATDEKYLSQQVVLVGYGRVGKRLAAEMDAQDIPFVVVEQNRERVEQLRASGITAVSGDAADAGVLIQAHIARASMLLIATPDAFNVRQMVANARMLNPHIETVVRTHNETEATLLAQENIGRVFLGEDELAHNMGRHVLERFGKAG